In Paenibacillus ihbetae, the following are encoded in one genomic region:
- a CDS encoding carbohydrate ABC transporter permease, with protein sequence MNVQPAGSPGAAPSPERLPERRGSSLSSKTSEGLWGYLFIFPQLLGLVAFSLIPLVSAFVISMMNWDGMGTKQFVGFQNFIGQLRDEEFRIALVNTVYYTVLSVPTGIVLAMLVAVGLNRVRGKILYRLIYFMPNITMSVAVAVVFMWLFNADFGLINMYLKQWFGITGPSWLTDSRYVMPSIAMLSVWMGLGGNMVLFLAGLQGISRSYYEAAEIDGAGKWQQLIHITIPLLSPTTFFVTIMSIIGSFQVFDQSFVMTSGGPAKASYTLVYHIYETAFADFTFGKSTAAAVILFLMILSLTLFQMKMSRRWVHYED encoded by the coding sequence ATGAACGTGCAGCCTGCAGGAAGCCCGGGAGCCGCCCCTTCTCCGGAGCGGCTCCCGGAGAGAAGGGGCTCTTCCCTGAGCAGCAAAACATCCGAAGGATTGTGGGGCTATTTGTTCATCTTCCCGCAACTGCTAGGACTGGTCGCTTTTTCATTAATTCCGCTCGTCTCGGCCTTCGTGATCAGCATGATGAATTGGGACGGGATGGGGACGAAGCAGTTCGTCGGCTTTCAGAACTTCATCGGCCAGCTGCGGGACGAGGAGTTTCGCATTGCGCTCGTCAATACGGTATACTATACCGTTCTGTCCGTGCCGACAGGGATCGTGCTGGCGATGCTCGTAGCCGTGGGCTTGAATCGGGTTCGCGGAAAAATCCTTTACCGGCTGATCTATTTCATGCCGAACATCACGATGTCGGTAGCGGTCGCCGTCGTATTCATGTGGCTGTTCAACGCCGACTTCGGGCTGATCAACATGTATCTGAAGCAGTGGTTCGGCATTACGGGACCGTCATGGCTGACCGATTCGAGATACGTCATGCCTTCGATCGCCATGCTAAGCGTGTGGATGGGGCTTGGGGGCAATATGGTGCTGTTCCTGGCCGGCCTTCAGGGAATCTCGAGAAGCTATTACGAAGCGGCTGAGATCGACGGCGCCGGCAAATGGCAGCAGCTCATCCACATTACGATTCCGCTGCTGTCGCCGACCACCTTTTTCGTGACCATTATGTCGATTATCGGCTCCTTCCAGGTGTTCGACCAATCCTTCGTCATGACGTCCGGCGGTCCGGCGAAAGCCAGCTATACCCTTGTCTATCACATTTATGAAACGGCCTTTGCGGACTTCACCTTCGGCAAGAGCACGGCGGCGGCAGTCATCCTGTTCTTGATGATTCTGTCCCTGACCCTGTTCCAGATGAAGATGTCCAGGCGCTGGGTTCATTACGAGGATTAA
- a CDS encoding transglutaminase domain-containing protein, with translation MDPVSLHGKAEERVGPGSHPAGPIRSSLVSRTFPGTVLQRALITLPVAGLLSEWLLPLQAVNGAGGDLILQALALLAAILLLQGLTAWREWVWLPPNALLVIWLCAQLFNYANPLEWLHEYASVILPGDAAAVINTRAFTALSEESRTMVLLIGWGIMVSAVHMLSLYRLSVWLFGGSTLVYLAVLASVSERSLYSDMGLALLYLLMAQGLMHIVRLGREASDDEARQGPFADQGRSSALLTLRWSTAVIVTAVLAIGAARLGGSFNEPYEGAGLTLTDLAERISGIGEHVRDAAEDALPAARMTGYSPVMGELGGPLSMSDEVFFTAKSPIPTYWRGEAYSLYDGRKWGQDHAIRTTAKLTESLRDKLPFWERSQGQTLVQTLEFEEPSQVKPLLAGGIISRVSDVQTAGGKREPALSVERMSETVSMQGDAALSRYTVESLYIRHDMQSLRASAGDPTYMKELYLQLPDSLPGRVRDLAKTVTSGASNRYEMVKAIESYLERNYTYTLQTAIPPEGSDFADQFLFESREGYCAHFATAMTVMLRSEGIPARYVTGFAPGEPVEGKKHTYRIAEKNAHAWVEVFFPGTGWVMFDPTPGFGTEPSTPPATADEITASHLPWSGLWDRVLDAAANVLMLISTLGPVSFAAGLLILAPAAAAAIYCLPSIRERLFFLMLSSRIAVSPREGLVSASAPVWEKIQRRFGAFERGQTVRQYITSLSVTDEALRLELMQFAWRWERAAFQNEPWTRTEKVHFLRQCLRIVKKLA, from the coding sequence ATGGATCCGGTCAGCTTGCATGGTAAAGCGGAAGAACGCGTTGGGCCCGGGAGCCATCCCGCCGGGCCTATCCGTTCTTCCCTCGTTTCCAGAACGTTTCCCGGGACCGTCCTTCAGCGCGCGCTCATTACCCTGCCGGTAGCAGGACTGCTGTCGGAGTGGCTGCTCCCGCTGCAGGCCGTTAACGGGGCGGGCGGGGACCTGATTCTGCAAGCACTGGCTCTTCTTGCGGCGATTCTTCTCCTTCAAGGCCTGACCGCCTGGCGTGAATGGGTGTGGCTGCCGCCGAACGCTTTGCTGGTCATTTGGCTGTGTGCCCAATTGTTTAACTATGCCAATCCGCTGGAATGGCTGCACGAATATGCTTCGGTCATCCTTCCAGGGGATGCGGCGGCCGTCATAAACACGCGGGCGTTTACCGCGCTCAGCGAGGAGAGCAGAACGATGGTTCTCTTGATCGGCTGGGGCATCATGGTATCGGCCGTTCATATGCTGTCCCTTTACCGCCTGTCCGTCTGGCTGTTCGGAGGCTCGACGCTGGTTTATTTGGCCGTGCTTGCCTCCGTGTCGGAGCGAAGCCTGTATTCCGATATGGGGCTGGCTTTGCTCTATCTTCTGATGGCTCAAGGGCTGATGCATATTGTGAGGCTGGGCCGGGAAGCCTCAGATGATGAAGCAAGACAGGGACCGTTCGCGGACCAAGGCCGATCTTCGGCACTGCTGACGCTTCGCTGGAGTACGGCCGTGATCGTGACGGCGGTACTTGCCATCGGGGCAGCCCGTCTTGGCGGATCCTTCAACGAGCCTTATGAAGGCGCCGGCTTGACGTTAACGGATCTAGCTGAGCGGATCTCGGGAATAGGGGAGCACGTCCGGGATGCGGCGGAGGATGCGCTGCCTGCCGCCCGAATGACCGGATACTCGCCTGTGATGGGCGAGCTTGGCGGTCCGTTATCGATGAGCGATGAGGTGTTTTTCACGGCAAAATCACCGATTCCGACCTATTGGCGCGGCGAAGCCTACAGCTTGTACGACGGCCGGAAATGGGGCCAGGATCACGCCATCCGAACGACAGCCAAGCTGACGGAGAGCCTAAGGGATAAGCTCCCCTTCTGGGAGCGGTCCCAAGGACAAACATTGGTGCAGACCCTCGAGTTTGAAGAGCCATCCCAAGTAAAGCCGCTGCTGGCCGGGGGAATTATTTCCCGGGTGTCCGATGTACAAACGGCCGGAGGGAAGCGAGAGCCGGCACTTTCGGTGGAACGGATGTCCGAGACCGTATCCATGCAAGGGGATGCGGCGCTGTCCCGCTATACCGTGGAATCCCTATATATCCGGCATGATATGCAAAGTCTTCGTGCATCAGCCGGCGATCCGACGTATATGAAAGAGCTGTATCTGCAGCTTCCCGATTCCCTCCCCGGCAGGGTCCGTGATTTGGCAAAGACGGTTACGTCGGGTGCCTCGAACAGGTATGAAATGGTCAAGGCAATCGAATCCTATTTGGAGCGGAACTACACGTATACGCTGCAGACAGCCATCCCCCCGGAGGGCAGCGACTTTGCCGATCAGTTTCTGTTTGAGTCGAGAGAAGGGTACTGCGCGCATTTTGCAACGGCGATGACCGTCATGCTGCGAAGCGAAGGAATCCCCGCCCGTTACGTGACCGGATTTGCACCGGGTGAACCGGTGGAGGGGAAGAAGCATACGTACCGCATTGCCGAAAAGAACGCCCATGCCTGGGTGGAGGTATTTTTCCCGGGAACCGGCTGGGTGATGTTCGACCCTACCCCTGGATTCGGCACCGAGCCTTCCACGCCTCCGGCGACAGCGGACGAGATTACGGCTTCGCATCTGCCGTGGTCCGGCTTATGGGATCGTGTGCTGGATGCCGCCGCCAACGTGCTGATGCTGATCTCTACCCTTGGGCCTGTTTCTTTTGCAGCAGGACTTTTGATTCTCGCTCCTGCGGCAGCGGCAGCGATCTACTGCCTTCCGTCCATTCGGGAGAGGCTTTTCTTCCTGATGCTGTCAAGCCGGATCGCGGTCTCTCCAAGGGAAGGGCTTGTCTCGGCCTCGGCTCCCGTATGGGAGAAAATCCAGCGCAGGTTCGGAGCGTTCGAGAGGGGCCAGACTGTACGTCAATATATTACGTCGTTATCGGTTACGGATGAGGCTTTGAGGCTTGAATTAATGCAGTTTGCATGGCGCTGGGAAAGGGCGGCTTTTCAAAATGAACCGTGGACCCGGACGGAAAAGGTACACTTTTTACGCCAGTGTCTTCGAATTGTCAAAAAACTGGCATGA
- a CDS encoding carbohydrate ABC transporter permease: MPYRGLRASTVLLHTVLIIGACIMALPFVWMVLSSLKDLSQVFVVPPKWIPDPFVWSNYKDSLTALPFGRAYLNSFYINVIVVVSQLVTCSMAAYAFAKISFPFREPLFILFLATMMVPGQVTIIPLYLIMKNIGWLDTHLAIIVPSALLNAFGVFLLRQFFRGIPKEMEEAAIVDGANRWTIYARIMLPLIKPALSALGIFTFLGMWNNFFNPLIFLSSTDKFTVPMMLNLYRGMYSTDWTLMMAGASIALIPVLIVYIIGQKYIIEGVTLSGIKG, encoded by the coding sequence ATGCCGTACCGAGGATTGCGGGCGTCGACCGTCCTGCTGCACACCGTCCTGATCATCGGCGCCTGCATCATGGCCTTGCCGTTCGTATGGATGGTGCTCAGCTCGCTCAAGGATTTATCCCAGGTGTTCGTCGTTCCGCCCAAATGGATTCCGGACCCGTTCGTCTGGTCCAACTACAAGGACTCCCTGACGGCGCTGCCCTTCGGGAGAGCTTATCTGAACAGCTTTTATATCAACGTTATCGTGGTGGTATCGCAGCTCGTAACTTGTTCGATGGCCGCCTATGCTTTTGCCAAAATATCGTTTCCCTTCCGGGAGCCGCTGTTTATCCTGTTCCTGGCCACGATGATGGTCCCGGGGCAGGTCACGATCATACCGCTGTATCTCATCATGAAAAATATCGGATGGCTGGACACGCATCTGGCGATCATCGTTCCCTCCGCCCTGCTCAACGCCTTCGGCGTGTTTCTGCTCAGGCAGTTCTTCAGAGGGATACCGAAGGAGATGGAGGAGGCGGCCATCGTGGATGGTGCGAACCGATGGACCATCTATGCGCGAATCATGCTGCCGCTCATTAAGCCGGCCTTGTCGGCGCTGGGGATCTTCACGTTTCTCGGGATGTGGAACAACTTCTTCAACCCGCTCATATTTCTCAGCAGCACGGACAAATTTACGGTGCCGATGATGCTGAACCTGTACCGTGGCATGTATTCCACGGACTGGACGCTGATGATGGCGGGTGCTTCCATCGCGCTGATCCCGGTGTTGATCGTATATATCATCGGACAGAAATACATCATTGAAGGCGTAACGCTGTCCGGAATTAAGGGGTAG
- a CDS encoding DUF58 domain-containing protein, which produces MKREQADWMRALAIWLAALGLYVWLGGEALRLLWLACTLVLIGGAALRLLGPSRITVSRTCAPAWIYRGDSAQVTVRIAYQTVLPVPWMMVHDTIGGCSHRKLLFPGFRKNLTYSYQLDHLPRGIWSEATSEMAWGDLFGWFRFSRQLTGEMTGISVLPRPAAGPELQVVPRGGSADREDERTFAKRRTDIRGSGLRDYIPGDPMNRIHWKNSAKLGRLQSFLPQEGSGIRQCIALDTMRQGLFGRDGGSKHDEIFEQTVAAAAGFLCQLHDRRVPYKLWTSAYQSLTPVSEYRGDNAAQRRDILLPLASVRISGGVEAADPHEEYARMSTDVLERDTAWTIITGTMNEQAALLGIKLLNSGIRDVTICCLRSGQQRTAMRISGDGGHPFRSTGQERAEEFYRLGGRLVIAGGIPEAPADGSLKGGNGNGSGQLAW; this is translated from the coding sequence GTGAAGCGGGAGCAGGCGGATTGGATGAGAGCCCTCGCCATATGGCTCGCAGCGCTGGGTCTTTATGTGTGGCTGGGGGGCGAAGCTCTCCGGCTGTTGTGGCTCGCGTGCACGCTCGTGCTGATCGGAGGGGCCGCGCTCAGGCTGCTCGGACCGTCCCGGATTACCGTCAGCCGGACATGCGCTCCGGCATGGATCTACAGGGGGGACTCCGCTCAAGTTACGGTTCGGATTGCTTATCAAACCGTGCTGCCGGTGCCTTGGATGATGGTTCATGATACGATCGGGGGCTGCTCGCATCGGAAATTGTTGTTTCCCGGTTTTCGCAAAAATCTCACTTACAGCTATCAGCTTGATCATCTTCCCCGCGGCATCTGGTCGGAGGCCACCAGCGAGATGGCTTGGGGCGACCTGTTCGGATGGTTCCGGTTCAGCCGTCAGCTGACCGGTGAAATGACCGGAATCTCCGTTCTTCCCCGGCCGGCGGCGGGCCCTGAGCTTCAAGTCGTCCCCCGCGGCGGGTCAGCCGATCGGGAGGATGAACGGACCTTCGCGAAGAGGCGGACGGACATTCGGGGCAGCGGCCTGCGGGATTATATTCCCGGGGATCCGATGAACCGGATTCACTGGAAAAATTCCGCCAAGCTGGGGCGTCTGCAATCGTTCCTGCCCCAGGAAGGGAGCGGTATCCGCCAGTGCATTGCGCTGGATACGATGCGCCAAGGGCTCTTTGGAAGAGACGGAGGCAGCAAGCACGATGAGATCTTCGAGCAGACGGTTGCTGCCGCAGCCGGGTTCCTCTGTCAGCTTCATGACCGCCGAGTGCCTTACAAGCTGTGGACAAGCGCGTACCAATCCCTGACGCCTGTGTCTGAATATAGAGGCGATAACGCTGCGCAGAGGCGGGATATTCTCCTTCCGCTGGCATCTGTCCGGATATCGGGCGGGGTTGAAGCGGCTGATCCTCATGAGGAATACGCGCGGATGTCGACGGATGTATTGGAGAGGGATACGGCTTGGACGATTATAACCGGGACCATGAATGAGCAAGCGGCCTTGCTTGGAATCAAACTGCTGAATAGCGGTATTCGGGACGTTACGATATGCTGCTTGCGCAGCGGGCAGCAGCGGACAGCCATGCGCATTTCCGGGGATGGCGGGCATCCGTTTCGTTCGACGGGACAGGAGCGGGCCGAGGAATTTTACCGCCTGGGAGGAAGGCTGGTTATCGCAGGCGGAATACCTGAAGCTCCGGCAGATGGTTCGTTGAAGGGAGGGAATGGAAATGGATCCGGTCAGCTTGCATGGTAA
- a CDS encoding AAA family ATPase — MFLLRSSMMEEERMDPEWAPDLLGKVRSRIGSVIVGHEEQISLTMIALLAGGHVLLEDVPGVGKTMLVKTVAALIGCEFNRIQFTYDLMPGDITGASVYYPHSGEFVFRPGPLMANIVLADEINRASPRAQSALLEAMEEGRVTVDGRTYPLPAPFFLLATQNPYEYEGTSRLPEAQLDRFLMRMSLGYPDMEGEMALLERRGGSATPDSLKPLLAGSELIAMQQAAARVFVDDSIKRYMVSVADASRRQRGVALGISPRGTLAWYRASQASAYMDGRMYVIPDDCLRVAVPVLAHRIHMNHEGRAAGLTQQEMVDAILAQFELPRQRSRKGGSR, encoded by the coding sequence ATGTTCTTGCTGCGTTCATCCATGATGGAAGAGGAGCGAATGGATCCCGAGTGGGCTCCGGACCTGCTCGGTAAAGTTAGAAGCCGGATCGGCAGCGTCATTGTCGGGCACGAAGAACAGATTTCGCTTACTATGATCGCACTGCTGGCTGGTGGGCATGTGCTGCTGGAGGATGTGCCGGGCGTCGGGAAGACGATGCTGGTCAAAACGGTGGCTGCGTTGATCGGCTGTGAGTTCAACCGGATTCAGTTTACGTACGATTTGATGCCGGGGGATATTACCGGAGCCTCCGTCTATTATCCCCATTCGGGGGAATTTGTCTTTCGCCCCGGCCCCCTCATGGCGAACATTGTGCTCGCCGATGAAATTAACCGCGCATCCCCCAGGGCGCAGTCCGCGCTGCTGGAAGCGATGGAGGAAGGCAGGGTCACCGTCGACGGCCGGACTTACCCGCTGCCCGCCCCATTCTTCCTGCTCGCAACCCAAAATCCTTATGAATATGAGGGGACGAGCCGTTTGCCGGAAGCCCAGCTCGACCGCTTCCTCATGAGAATGTCGCTGGGTTATCCCGATATGGAAGGCGAGATGGCGCTCCTGGAGCGCAGGGGCGGCAGCGCCACGCCGGATAGCTTGAAGCCGTTGCTGGCAGGCTCCGAGCTGATTGCGATGCAGCAGGCGGCGGCGCGCGTGTTCGTTGATGACAGCATCAAACGCTATATGGTCAGCGTAGCGGATGCATCCCGCAGGCAGCGGGGAGTGGCGCTCGGCATCAGCCCGAGGGGAACCTTGGCCTGGTACCGGGCGTCCCAAGCATCAGCCTATATGGACGGGAGAATGTACGTTATTCCGGATGACTGCCTTCGCGTAGCTGTTCCGGTGCTTGCCCACCGGATTCATATGAACCATGAAGGACGGGCAGCGGGATTGACTCAGCAGGAGATGGTGGACGCCATCCTTGCCCAATTCGAGCTTCCGCGCCAGCGCAGCCGGAAAGGCGGCTCGCGGTGA